The DNA region GTTGTTTTGAGTTGGACATTTCTCCTTCAGCCAGCAAGTCATCATCCATGAGCAGTGACTACACAAATGAGGAGAAAACCACACCACTGTGTATCCTATGGTCATTGAAAATACTGGCTAAATACTGGAACTTCACAGTTCTGCTCAGATGTTAACATGTATCAGACAAAGTACAAAGTCCAGAATAAGTAATTTAACAATGATATTTACCAGATTATGGACACGCGAGcgcctcttcctcctcttcttccctGTGGTACGAGTTTGGACTTTCACTCTACTCTTGGGTGTGTCATTACACACAGTTTGGGCATTTTGAGGTGGACGGAAATCATCATGTGGATCATCATTTCTGAGAACGTCGTATTCTGGGTGAGGACCGATGGAGCTTGTGTACGATCTTGGTGTCATAGCACTTTCTTGATCAACATCACACTTTGGAAAAAAAGTTACTCCTTTATTCTTATAGTCTGTGGATTCTTGACCAGTGCTTGGATTGAGAGAATTATCTGACTTCAATTCGTAACCTACTTCATTTTCAGGAGAACGTCTGAATTGTAAAATGGCACCCTCTGCCTGTCTATTGTTTCTAAACTCCTCATTTGAACTTGAGATGTCTGTTTGTTCATAGCAGCTGAGGTCTGGAAGGGCTTCACAGAGGGTATTTAGGCAATGAAAACCTGACGGTTTTATATCAGCATCAATCTCTTCTGAACTAGAGGGGGAAATAAGTGCAGGGGTTGGAGGAATGGGCCCAGCATTAGGAAGCATTTCACCACAGCTAGCCCCAGCACTTAGAGTAGATTTGCCCTTACACTGCTCTAAATGCGAAACAAAAGACTTTGTGTTAAATAACCCTAAACAGTAGATGCAATAAACTCGATCATCAAATGAACAACTCGATGCAAACGTCTCAAATGGTTTTGAATCTTGTTTACTACTTTGAACCACATTTGTGTTGTATAGAACATTTCCCCTAGTTTGTAGAAGGTTCAAATGTTGTCTTCTTTCTTGTGAGCTCTTGTCAAAAGTGAGAGCTTTTGCCACCTCTGGTTCATTAGGATGAactgtctgaagatgatccatcATTCGATGATGTGGCTGCTTGCAGTAAAAGCAGCGATGTGTCTTGAATACACTGGAGTTGTCATCAGTGGAATTGGTGTGGCATTCAGGATCCTGCAAAGAAGgaataataacaaacaataaaataatccacattttaaaagagcataataaattaaataatataataattcaaaattcTTTGTATTGTCAGTTTTTGAATATTAGCACTAAAACATTTCATTATGTAAATTACGATAGCAGAATTCAATCAAAAGTGAGAACTAAAAACTtgcttcacaaaaacaaacaaaataaaaaaacacttaaaaaattaaCAACCTGAGAATGAGAACTTGGACAACTTTTCTTTGACTTCTTTCAGACAGCTGATCGGGGAGACTCTTTCTCTTCTGCTCGCTTGTCACTGATATGCTTGTGTCATGTTGAACTTCAACAGCACAAACATTGCTATTCTCAGCAGTGATCTTCTCAGGGTCTTCTTGAAGATCACACTCTTGGAATTTAAGGTAAGACACAGGTCTTACGGCTTCGGATTTGATTTCTTGAATTGAAGGAATTGAGCTGAATTCTAGATCCGCTGTTGGCCGATTCCCACTTCTGCCAAAATCtgttttttcaatacttttaggCTGCTTACACTGGGTTTTTATTCAGTGTTACAGCTATTAGGATCTGGATTATGACTTTCAGTTTCTAGATGCACATTAGAGTCCATAAAGATGTTCCTTTCTACATCTGAATCTTGGATTTGATCGGTCTCATTAGTGATCAAGAATGTGTCATCAAACACAGCTAGATTAGGAGTACATTTTGATTCTGGATAAGTGTTTAAGGATGCAGTACTTGAAGGGACCTTTGGATTTGAAGAGAGCTGAAGGTTGTCACAACACCCAGTATCACAAAGAAGAATAACCATCAGGTTCTAGATCACAAGACACTTCTGAATCTGAAGAAAATGGTTGGCTCACAAGTTGGTTAGGATCTGTTTGCTTTATAAGGGACTGCTGAAGAACATTGCAACCAGCGTTTGAAATAGGAAGGGTTGGAACTGTAGATTCTATGACTTGTGTTGTTTGACAGAAATCTAGTATGGGTGGTTCTACTATCTCCACATCAGGGTTCCGTGATGTATTGAAAGAAGATTCCAAGTGAGCAGGATTTATTGCAGAACCCTGGCAAAAATCAAGAACAGATGGTTCTAATAATTGTGCATCAAGATCAACTTGAGCTATGCTGTTGTCCATGTTGGAAACAGTGGGAAGCTCCACTTCTGGATGATATGTTTTCAGATCAGAACTCTGGCAAGAGTCAAGATTAAGAGGACTTGAGGGTTTCGGATCACAAATCAATTTGGGGATATGACACTAAAATATGGTTTTCCTTCGCCTCATATATCCTAGTTTCTGGAAAAAAAGGCAACTGCCTAAATCTGAGAGAACTGATAAAGGAGCCTAAGTTGGATCTAAAGGTCTGTAGATGCTGAGTTTCTGGAGCAAGGTTTCCCAATTCTGCATCAAAAGTTTCCTGAGTTTTGCTGGATTCTTTTTGtgcttacatttaaaaacatgctcCTGAAATTTGTTCTATTTATAAGACTCCTGGCAAAAAAAACAATGCGGTGAACAAGGTCTTCATCATAATCCATTTTAGAATTTCTAGGATGGTTGAAGTTCTTTTTAATAGAAAACTGCTCAACAACGGTTTCCTTTCTCTACAGTCTTTGTCAAGATTTAAAGCTTTCACCACTTCAGGTTCTCTTACATGAACACACTTTAGGTGCAGTTCTATTTTTCTACATGCCTTCCCACAAAACCATCAATACAGTGCttgcattacttttttttgtGTCCTCCACTGCTCACTGCAGTCATGCATCCACTGTCAGAGGTTTTATGGGACATGAGAAAGTCTGAGGGCATTTCGGATTCTTCAAAACTTTTCACAAATAACTCATTGGTTTTCACATTTTGTACAGAAGGTTCATTCATCCCTGAGATATCAGAGTTGTCAGCTGAATCGTCCAGAACCTATTCTGACATCTGacagttaaatttttttacaagaaaacagtgtaattaaatataaattgagATTTCTCTGTTCAAGTATTTACATAACTCTTTACATTTCTAGAGGCTGATTGAGAACAGATTTGCTTTTGAGTCCATATTTACTTTGAGTCCGTATTACTTTTCAATCTGCTACTATTGCACACCTGGTTTTTCAGACCCAGTTTCTTATTTTTTCTCTCACTGCTACTGACAGTCTCCATGTCTAGCAGTTTCTTGTCTACATTAACATCCGACAGAGATTCTTGACCAGCAAATACCATATCAGATGTTTGACATGACATTCTCTCCTTTGAACTCATGGGCATGTCCTCTGTTTGTCTGATGGCAGTAAAGGCCATTTGGTCTCTGACTGGGTGATTTGAGATATGCTGTGAGGCAGTTGCATCTGGAGCTGGAAAGTTGGAGTCGCTGGAGAGATTTTTGCCAGGTGTGCCCACCGCATCTAATTGATCAATTTGAATGATAGGAGCAGAGGCAGTTTTCTTTTTATCTAAACCTTTGGAGGGAGTCAACACATCTTCATCAACATCGTCTTCAATATCTGAGAGGACAACACAAACTAATTTTGTGTCAACGTTCTTCTTCATGGTGCCAGAACTAGTTTCCTTGAAAAAGGATTGAAAAACGCTTTTTTGTGGCATTACGGTTAATTTCATAGCAGAAATGTTCTTACAATCACACTTCCAATCACACTTTCTTCTTCCACATTCAGACGGAGCATTTTCAGCAGCAGTTCTTTCATCCGATTGCTCTAGGTCATCATCTATTACTATAAATGGTACCTGGTCTCTGGCTGTGTTTTCTGAAACACCAGGAAAATTAACGTTGCAGTCGCCTTTTTGTTGACTCTTTGTGTTATTTACCTCAGATGATTCAAAGGCCAGTGTGCCCCCAATGTTGTCATGCTCTACTTCTGGATCACGCTGTGGAGATCCAACCTTCACACAGACTATTTCTGTCTCATTGTAGCATATTTCAGGCTTGTTTTGGATGCCATGACCAGAGAACTCCACTGGCAATGTGCAAAGATTGGAATCCACGATTTTATCTTTCACAGCATCCACCATTTCATCATCAACCCGTGCTGAGGTTTTTTCATGACTAAAGCCACTACTTTTCTCAGAGCAACCTGATTTTAAGTCAGCTCCCCCAGGGACTGAGCTCCAGTACTTGCATGCTGTCATAATTGGTTGTAGAACGATCCTGGGCTGCATATTGAAGTGGCTCATGATGTCACTGACCAGCTTGGTTTTGGTTCTTTGATTACTCTTGTAAGAGGTGGTAGGCTGCTCAATAGCTTTCCTGCTTGCGAGAGCTCCAGACACTGCACGGGTTGCACTTCTCTTCAGATGTGCAGATCCATCCTTATTCAAGGTCTCTTCACTCCCAGATTCTTCGGACTCATCACTTTTGTCCCCCGAAGGCTGCAGTGGGGGAAAGCGACAATCAACCATACGTATAAGGACTTAAACAACAGTCTTTAGGGTCAGCACGACCTAGGATTCAATGCACAAACAATTCTTCTTTTTTCCCGAAGATATGAAACTGGATTAAACTAGCAgtcaaaaaaagtttaatcaCATAGTCTTTCCTACCTCCTGATTATGGATTTTTGGGCGTCGGCCCCTTTTCAGGTCACCATAAAAACGTTTCTTGCGCTGCCGATAGGCGTACGGTTTCTCTCCACAGTGAATCTCCATATGCATCAACAGCCGCATTTCCCATGCAAAAACTTTGCCACAAAATGGGCAGGGTAGTGGCCCTTGCCCTCTGGTTCTGCTTTTCCGTAACGAGTCTTTGTTTGGGGACCCATGAGGCGTCTGCTGAAGGGGtacgaaaaaaatattttaaaacacatttaatgtaGTTATCTAAAAAATGAGGGcctttaataaaaatgatttatatagGTTAAGATTTTAGGTGTAAAATACAATACCCTGCAATGTATTATCTCAATCTAAATTGACAGATACAAGTTGGAACATAATAGTGCTTTCAGAAAGGCATTACTAACCTTGCAGATTCCTATATTATAATTTACAAAATCAATACACAAATAAACATCCTTTAGTAAACAGAAGTAAACGCATTAAAGTtgtgagatttttgttttaaaatattggcTGTATTATCAAGTCAATTTGGTATCAgcagttatttattattagttcGTTATCATTTACACTTCAATGTGAAAATCAAAAGGCACCCATATAATAGACTAACCCACATTCTTTTTTCTATTATTCCACATAAAAGTTTATTTCCAGATCCCTGGTTTCTATGCCTCTTATTGGTTTCTGTTCGTTTGTCTTAGCATCAACAGCTCGTTCATGATGGTCACACATTTGCATCCTTAATCATTACTTGTCTAATTGTGCATCGTTTCCTTCAATTTCTTAATTCTGGTTCTATTGATTGTGAAAGATTTTCAAGATCCCTATCATTAAACAAATCTGGCATTTATGTTATTGTGATTTAAAACTATGAAATGCGGAGGTATATTTGGATCATTCTTCAGGGTTTTGTAAAGAACACATACCATAGTATTTGGTTTTTTATTACTTGCTGACAGCTCATCATCAAGCCTCTTTTTTCCCTCCCATTTCCTTTTTCCTTGTTCCTTAAGCTCCGGCTCCATTTTAGTTTGCACtcgtcttcttttcttttcctttagcATACATCCTACATGTTTCCTTGAGTGCTTCTTTAACTTCTTCTCCAGAGCAAAGTCTTTGCCACATATTTTGCATGGGAACCTCCTCTTCAGATATTTAGTGCTTGATGTTCCACAGTCAGAGCCTGAGATGTCCTTTGATTGCTCAGGAGCGCTCTCCGACTCATCTATGGCCGTATTAGGAAGATCTGCACTTTCTTCATCCTCATCTTTTGTGAATGCTGGCACATTAACAACCAGGATGGACTTATCATCACTTGTTTGACGTCGTTTATTCTTGACCTTTCTTAATCCTTTAGTTTTCTGGCTATTTAGTCTCATCTTCTTAGTGACTTGCCGTTTCTGAGTTTTGCGCTTACGTAATCGCTTATCGATCAATAAAAAAGGAATGTGAGTTATTATacagaaataaaagtaaaaaaaaaaaagatcagcgtATCCGTAAAgtatatattaaaggggtcatcggatgcccatctTCCACATGTCCACTGAGTGGATTTTTATcatgaacattttttttcattatagacTTTATCATTATTCACATCATTACTGTGTACACACATTTCAGACAACTCTATACACACAAGACCATTGTGTAGtacacatttcagttcatgtaAAAGTTCattttgcatccgatgacccctttaacatttgCATAATCGGTTACAAATCTGAAAACTAACCTTGGTGGCAAGCTGTTGTGACCTTGTACGGCCACTGCCATACAAGTTAAAGTAATCACTCCTATTCCTTACTTCCCCATGCTGAGTGCGAATGTGTGGCTCCAGCCATCCTTCACGAGTAAACACTTTATCACAATGCGGGCAGGCATGTGTTTTCTTGACCTTCTTCACCTTCTGTACTTCTGTAGTTTTAGGCACGGCCACAGTTGTTTCTTCTTTAGTCCGCTACGAGGAATACAAATATTCAAACTTAATAGAAACACAATAATGGGAATGATCATACATCCAGATCAAATTTATACAATGTGTGAGAAGGTACCTCAGTCTTGATTTGCAGACTTCTGCGTAATAAAACCTTTTTGGTGTTATGGGACTTCATGTGGACACGAAACCAGCCACCATGTAAGAAGACTTTGCCACACTCTGAACATTGGAGCTTACGTTTGTCAGCAACTTTGCCCTCCTTCTCCACATCATTTTTTCTTTGCCTCTGAAAGACATTCAAGTCCATTTAACAAAGAGAGAAGCATGGAAAAACATACGCAGTGTGCTTCAAACATATTACACCCTGGATATGAAAGTGGATGAATAAtgtctgtatttttatatataagtcAATCCCGGTAACAGCATATTCAAACAGTGCGTCCGAATGTGGCCAATTCAGGGCACTGATACTGCTGGACAATGTGTGGCATTTAAactctacagtacattttttccAAGATAACATGGCATTACAAAAATTTCAAATATAGGACTATATTAAAGTAAACCACCTGCAGAAAAGACTCAAATTCATGGATTCATATCAAactaattttattaatatatacatatatatatacacaactggtttatagaaagaaaaaaaaatcaaaaactttGTGATTTTCTaatttgtatatacatatataaacatacaaaatatttacaaagttCCACTGGATGGTTCTTCGGGTATCAAAACCGGTTTTATTTCACCACCTCCCTCTACAAAGCACAGTTCTGGCTCAAAACGCTCTAATTTAATCGGAGGTGTGTCCAAAGTGTTGATCAGCATATTAACTGGTTGACCGAACCCTTTTGCCTCTAAATAAGCACGTCGATGGTTTATTTTAAGATGAGACCATAAATTAGATGTGTTCTTCCGACCAGCCATGTTGGACCCCCGGCTAACTCTGGCTGAACATGCATGGCAGAAGACTTCACCATATGCATCTTTTGAAAAGTAGTCCCAAACTTTGCTAAAACAGCGATTTGGAACAAATTCCACCTGTGAAGCAATAAGGAAAATACATGCATAAGCTTTTTGTCACACTTTAGCGATACTTATTTGCATTCaagtttttcttttatattataaaacacTGAATGCATTCAGATAATTGTAGGTATGGCTTTAACTGAAATGCAGTGATGAAAGCGGGCCTAGAAAATGAACTTCAACTTACTAATATCTgacttaatataaataaaagacaaGAATTTTATAGTCAATTATCTGACATTTTCTTCAGCTCACTGGTGATACTGGTCTTTTAATAGCATTGAAAACTCTTTAAAATTCCTTAACTATTTTCTAACAAATGACCTTTTAAGAATTCCATAATGAAATATTGTAAtaagctgttactacacagagccgttgttaactgagaagatgcgcaaataaacgctgaaaatgaacgtggatttgcgcatcttctcagttaacaacggctccgaatgatcggagcagccctaataaaaatccagctttttttttaatactagagGTTCTTAGGTTGGCCGAGAGAGATCCAAAAAAGGTAGAAAAGCCCTCatttaaaaatctctaaaagagcACGGATTggtaaattaaaaacaaacaccaGCTGAATAACATGCCATATATTGCAACTACAATAAACAGTGCATCAGTCTAATCTACTGCTCTCAGTCAGTCTTCAGATAAATGTAATAATTGATCTACCTTCCCTTCCTGCACACAGAATAGTTTGTACTGACAAATGCATttcagttaataataaaaaactaataataataatttagctttTTTCTTTTCATGCAACAGACTACTAGAATGAAGTAGCAGTTGATGCAATGCTGATTATAGTACATTATATTTGTTCTTCAATTCATCTTTAGATAAACCTATGATCTACACATCTAGCTAGTTACATAAAACACATCATCTGACAAAAAATGATCACAGATGACCTAGCTACATCTGATGTTTCCAGAGTTATGTTATGCTCATAGGCTGCATTCACTGATTCTTTTTTAACTAGTGGTGCATCAACCCCACATAACATCTCCGGTAacggtacttttttttttttaagccacatATCAACTCTTGTTTTCATAACTCTCACTTTTGGCCTCAGACTCACCGTTAAAACAGCATCTGCTTCAGTGGTTGCTTTCTTGTTCTCTTCGTAGATTGGTTGTAGCTGTATGAGTGTGTTTAGTTCATCCTAAGATACAGGCTTACTATCTTAGGATAGCACTTAGGGCTTACTATACAGAAGTCATTCTACTCATCACTTTGTCAAaggatagcaaaaaaaaaaaagtatattttgagAAGGTTTGTGTACATTTGTTATTATCATCGGCCGTTGAAAACCCCATATTGGTCAACCACTACTCCAAAATGTGCACTATgcgatatatattttttgactcTCTTACTACTTTATTGACTCTTATTGCATCAAATAACATTATGTGTCAATGAACATCACACCAAATATTCAGAATAGTGGTtgatttatataacttttttttttttttaagagtagtTTATTTTCTCCCCATTCTATCCGTTAACATCCTTAAGAGGTATTTATGTGTGAAGGAAAGAAAATCTCTATTTATGCATATCTACACCCATATTACTTATGACACTAGAGAACGTGCAGTACCTTGGGTAATTTCCTTTTCACATCCACTATCTCCTGAGTTCCTGACTGAGCTCGGGCGGGCAGGTTGATAAGGGCTGTCACTGAGTGGGTCTTCATGTGCAAGGCTAACTGACAGGGCCGAGCGAACACCCGATGAGGGCAATGAGGGCACCGACACATCTGGTTTACAACTCCTCTTTTTTTGCGCCGTTTCTGCACAGGGGCGGTAATTCTCTTTTCTGGTTCTTTATCACTGTTGTTGTGGTCACTCTCAGGCTCTTCTTCACTCCTGTTCATCTGCTCAGAGCCATCTGACAGATCGTCCACAGTTTCTCTTGACAGCTGCGTGTGGGAAAACAACACAAGCTACTGGAATATCCTTTAAACGTCCTCATTTCACATTTAGAAATGTTCATTTGTGTCCTGTAtagtaagatattttaaaatgataaaatgagaTTAGATGTCATGTCGACTTTAATCGTGCTACTGTTTACCTGAGAGAGCCTTTGCAGCTTCCTCTTTTTCTTGTTGTCACCGTAGAAGCATTCCTTGCGCCGGCGGTACGCATAAGGCCTCTCGGTGGAATGAATGCGCATATGAACCATCAGCCTCTGTTTACTTGCAAAGACTTTACCACAGTCTGGACAGGCAAAGGACATCCTCTGCCTTCTGTTCTGTCCTCTCCAATGCCGGACCCTACTGGGGCCTGACGTCGGATCAAAGTCCAGAGGGGCCATGTAACTTTGGGCAGAGTCCCAGGACATGCTGTCCACCAGGCCATAGGCAATGCCTGTGCCTGTCCCGGCATTTTCAGGTCCCTGATCAATACTTTGAGGTAATGTGCTGATGCTGCACAGGGGGATTTCAGTCGACTCTGTTTTGATCACAAGAGCTTCTGATCCCGGTCCACATCCAAAGTTGACAGCACCCTCATCTTGCCGGGATGGACTGGCCTCGTCTGTGGTGGAAAGCGTAACAGTTTCTGATGggcctaaaaaaaataaacaaagtgcaACAATTTGATGACAAAAAGTGTGAATTACTGTTTAAGCATAACTGAGTATCTGCAGGTAAAATGTGCTGGTTTAAATCAAAAGGAAATGCAAGTTAATGGTCCGTTGTGTCGTATGATGCGTTTATGCGTTTCTTCCTGTGGACTCTAGAGGGGGCAGCTCTAATCTGCGTGCCCCCTGGACGTTTTGGAGCGAAAACATCGCACAGACAATTCACAGATCAGTGTTTACTTTGCCTAATGCGGTTGCTAGTATAGTtcatataacaaatatttataactTCCCTTATAAGGAAGAGCAAAGACTTAATGCACGCGGATGATCTCACCAAAAACAAAGTCCACGGCCGTGCATTTAATGTAGAACACAAAACTATGTAGCAACTAGCAACCAAATAAATGTTTGGAGAAAACTCTCCTCGTGGCTATTATCAAGCCGTGCTATCTGTCCTGCGCAGTGTTTTGCATTAAAAACGACATTACTGCATCGTGCTACCTGGCCAGTCGGCTCGGTTTGCCCCCTCCATCCACCGGAGCCTCCGTCTCAGGACCTCGTTTTCTTTCCGTGCTCGGATCGTCTCTTCCTCGTACTCCAGCACCGTCCCGCCGACCATCTCCATGATCTGCTCCACCGCCGCCATCAGGCGCTCATTCAGCGCGCGGTGCAGGAGCTGCAGCTTGGTcatcttgtatttattttttttatctttttccaGCAGTTAAATTCAACAACGAACACAAACCACTGAAAGAGCTCGCTATCCCCGTTGCAAGAACAGTTGCAGTTCTCTTCCAAATTTCGAAGGCAGCCGGAAACTGTTGCCTGCCCCCTACCGCACTGGAGAAACGCTGCAGAGCAAACTGAGAGGAAGCCGACACAAAATGTCCAACAAAATGGTAGCAAAAGTTTTGTATCTACAAGGATAAACGCGGTTTTCAAAGTATCTAAGTATCGAGAAAAATAAGTTTACAACAAGTCGCTTTGGGAAGAGATCAGACAACCACAATAACAGTAGCCCACTCTACTCGAGCATTTACTTTTGGCGTTGTAACACATAACAGTTACTGTCATTacgtattttacatttaataattttttatacaacatttacatttaaaaaaaatattgtttgtgtAAAGTAGTTTGTATAACTGAGCTAGCTGTAGAAAAACGCATCAGATTACCTTTACAATGAATACTTTAACAGACATTTGAAATTATTTCAATGTTCCTTGCAAATACGCACAGCTCCTGCTAAAATGAGTTAAGTATACAATTTACAAGTCTTGTGGGGACCCATCATCACGGTGCCCAAGATACGTTTTCTGGTTGTCTCTCCCAATGATGGCCTTACAAAAATGTACAGTTTACCATCATATTAACCACAGTGTCCACCAAATGACTGTAGTAACTGAAATTATAGTTACTcatttaaaactgtttaaaaccacatcaactctgtggacccaccggtgggtccaatattgcatatgtctAATtctcaaaaatatcaaaataacagctgaagtggtaaaaaaaaaaaaaaacctgaaatattctaaaagctttaaaaatgctgtttgaaaaaacattaatataggTTTACACTAGTAACTGTAGggtaatttacagttaaaacccaagaaCTATGTGTTGAATGAAGAAAACTTaatgaagaaaatagtttgcaatttcatcagaaGTCAGCTTCACTACTCTGCAGGAGTTCGTAGGCTGCTCTACTTGCATGTTAAAAATCACCAGTAATTATGCTGATTATTAACAAAAGGTCAATAATTACATCAATACCTACGTACGCATGATTGGTTCTAAAACCTAGATAACGTTAGACAATATCCACATTTGGACGCAAGCACTTCAAGCCTATCTCTAAGTGA from Carassius carassius chromosome 1, fCarCar2.1, whole genome shotgun sequence includes:
- the LOC132143517 gene encoding uncharacterized protein LOC132143517 isoform X2, which encodes MTKLQLLHRALNERLMAAVEQIMEMVGGTVLEYEEETIRARKENEVLRRRLRWMEGANRADWPGPSETVTLSTTDEASPSRQDEGAVNFGCGPGSEALVIKTESTEIPLCSISTLPQSIDQGPENAGTGTGIAYGLVDSMSWDSAQSYMAPLDFDPTSGPSRVRHWRGQNRRQRMSFACPDCGKVFASKQRLMVHMRIHSTERPYAYRRRKECFYGDNKKKRKLQRLSQLSRETVDDLSDGSEQMNRSEEEPESDHNNSDKEPEKRITAPVQKRRKKRGVVNQMCRCPHCPHRVFARPCQLALHMKTHSVTALINLPARAQSGTQEIVDVKRKLPKRQRKNDVEKEGKVADKRKLQCSECGKVFLHGGWFRVHMKSHNTKKVLLRRSLQIKTERTKEETTVAVPKTTEVQKVKKVKKTHACPHCDKVFTREGWLEPHIRTQHGEVRNRSDYFNLYGSGRTRSQQLATKDPECHTNSTDDNSSVFKTHRCFYCKQPHHRMMDHLQTVHPNEPEVAKALTFDKSSQERRQHLNLLQTRGNVLYNTNVVQSSKQDSKPFETFASSCSFDDRVYCIYCLGLFNTKSFVSHLEQCKGKSTLSAGASCGEMLPNAGPIPPTPALISPSSSEEIDADIKPSGFHCLNTLCEALPDLSCYEQTDISSSNEEFRNNRQAEGAILQFRRSPENEVGYELKSDNSLNPSTGQESTDYKNKGVTFFPKCDVDQESAMTPRSYTSSIGPHPEYDVLRNDDPHDDFRPPQNAQTVCNDTPKSRVKVQTRTTGKKRRKRRSRVHNLSLLMDDDLLAEGEMSNSKQHVCQHCKATFGSPYTLRRHEYTHTGERPFWCHQCNVGFIQKYRLLKHTFACHGDTPDQGKPKRAKRSIQDEETSVRDEASIEPATKSLEDLPNAVTEDTGGKVTDTRQDVFVSDIELREFHWRKAEHSSVKDHDTDR
- the LOC132143517 gene encoding uncharacterized protein LOC132143517 isoform X1 — protein: MTKLQLLHRALNERLMAAVEQIMEMVGGTVLEYEEETIRARKENEVLRRRLRWMEGANRADWPGPSETVTLSTTDEASPSRQDEGAVNFGCGPGSEALVIKTESTEIPLCSISTLPQSIDQGPENAGTGTGIAYGLVDSMSWDSAQSYMAPLDFDPTSGPSRVRHWRGQNRRQRMSFACPDCGKVFASKQRLMVHMRIHSTERPYAYRRRKECFYGDNKKKRKLQRLSQLSRETVDDLSDGSEQMNRSEEEPESDHNNSDKEPEKRITAPVQKRRKKRGVVNQMCRCPHCPHRVFARPCQLALHMKTHSVTALINLPARAQSGTQEIVDVKRKLPKRQRKNDVEKEGKVADKRKLQCSECGKVFLHGGWFRVHMKSHNTKKVLLRRSLQIKTERTKEETTVAVPKTTEVQKVKKVKKTHACPHCDKVFTREGWLEPHIRTQHGEVRNRSDYFNLYGSGRTRSQQLATKDPECHTNSTDDNSSVFKTHRCFYCKQPHHRMMDHLQTVHPNEPEVAKALTFDKSSQERRQHLNLLQTRGNVLYNTNVVQSSKQDSKPFETFASSCSFDDRVYCIYCLGLFNTKSFVSHLEQCKGKSTLSAGASCGEMLPNAGPIPPTPALISPSSSEEIDADIKPSGFHCLNTLCEALPDLSCYEQTDISSSNEEFRNNRQAEGAILQFRRSPENEVGYELKSDNSLNPSTGQESTDYKNKGVTFFPKCDVDQESAMTPRSYTSSIGPHPEYDVLRNDDPHDDFRPPQNAQTVCNDTPKSRVKVQTRTTGKKRRKRRSRVHNLSLLMDDDLLAEGEMSNSKQHVCQHCKATFGSPYTLRRHEYTHTGERPFWCHQCNVGFIQKYRLLKHTFACHGDTPDQGKPKRAKRSIQDEETSVRDEASIEPATKSLEDLPNAVTEDTGGKVTDTRQEDVFVSDIELREFHWRKAEHSSVKDHDTDR
- the LOC132143517 gene encoding uncharacterized protein LOC132143517 isoform X3; protein product: MTKLQLLHRALNERLMAAVEQIMEMVGGTVLEYEEETIRARKENEVLRRRLRWMEGANRADWPGPSETVTLSTTDEASPSRQDEGAVNFGCGPGSEALVIKTESTEIPLCSISTLPQSIDQGPENAGTGTGIAYGLVDSMSWDSAQSYMAPLDFDPTSGPSRVRHWRGQNRRQRMSFACPDCGKVFASKQRLMVHMRIHSTERPYAYRRRKECFYGDNKKKRKLQRLSQLSRETVDDLSDGSEQMNRSEEEPESDHNNSDKEPEKRITAPVQKRRKKRGVVNQMCRCPHCPHRVFARPCQLALHMKTHSVTALINLPARAQSGTQEIVDVKRKLPKRQRKNDVEKEGKVADKRKLQCSECGKVFLHGGWFRVHMKSHNTKKVLLRRSLQIKTERTKEETTVAVPKTTEVQKVKKVKKTHACPHCDKVFTREGWLEPHIRTQHGEVRNRSDYFNLYGSGRTRSQQLATKDPECHTNSTDDNSSVFKTHRCFYCKQPHHRMMDHLQTVHPNEPEVAKALTFDKSSQERRQHLNLLQTRGNVLYNTNVVQSSKQDSKPFETFASSCSFDDRVYCIYCLGLFNTKSFVSHLEQCKGKSTLSAGASCGEMLPNAGPIPPTPALISPSSSEEIDADIKPSGFHCLNTLCEALPDLSCYEQTDISSSNEEFRNNRQAEGAILQFRRSPENEVGYELKSDNSLNPSTGQESTDYKNKGVTFFPKCDVDQESAMTPRSYTSSIGPHPEYDVLRNDDPHDDFRPPQNAQTVCNDTPKSRVKVQTRTTGKKRRKRRSRVHNLSLLMDDDLLAEGEMSNSKQHVCQHCKATFGSPYTLRRHEYTHTGERPFWCHQCNVGFIQKYRLLKHTFACHGDTPDQGKPKRAKRSIQDEETSVRDEASIEPATKSLEDLPNAVTEDTGGKVTDTRQDIELREFHWRKAEHSSVKDHDTDR